In Gemmatimonadota bacterium, the sequence TTCACCACGCAGCAGCTCTTCTCGGACTACTATATTGAGAAGGCGTCGTTCCTGCGGATGGACAACATCACGGTGGGGTACTCCTTCGACCTCCGGGGGCAGTCGGCCCGGGTGTACGGCACGCTGCAGAACGCCTTCACCATCACCGGCTACAGCGGGGTGGACCCGACGGCGGGCCTCAACGGCATCGACAACAATCTCTATCCGCGCTCGCGCACCTTCAGCGGTGGCCTGAGCCTCCGCTTCTAGGCGCCCGACCGGAACCCTGAACCCTCGACAAGGGACTGAGACATGAATCGCACGTTACGCGCGATGCTCGCCGGAACCGCCACCGTGCTCTGCGCGGGGCTGGCCGGCTGCACCGACCCGACGGTTTCGCCGTCCAGCACGGTGACCGAAGAGAACATCTTCAAGGACCCGGCCTCGTACCAGGCCTTCCTGGCCAAGATCTACGCCGGGTTCTCGACCACCGGCCAGCAGGGCCCGGCCGGCAACAAGGACATCCAGACGATCAGCGACGAGGGCTTCTCCCAGTACATGCGGCTCTACTGGGAACACCAGGAGCTCTCGAGCGACGAGGCGGTGCTGGCCTGGGGTGACGGAGCCGTGCAGGAGTTCAACGGCCAGGCCTGGGGCTCCAGCAACGACTTCCTGGGGGCGATGTTCGCCCGGATCTACCTGGAGGTGGGGTGGACCAACGAGTTCCTGAAGCAGACCACGGACGGGCTGCTGACGGAGCGCGGGGTGAGCGCCGGCCTCAAGGCGCAGATCCAGCAGTTCCGGGCCGAGGCGCGCTTCCTCCGGGCGCTGGCGTACTGGCACGGGGTGGACCTGTTCGGGCCGATCCCGGTGGTGACGGTGAACAACCCGACGCCCCCCAAGCAGAACACCCGGCAGGAGGTGTACGACTTCATCGTGAGCGAGCTGATCGCGATCCAGCCGGACCTCCCGTCGGCGGGCGCGGGCACCTACGGCCGCGCCACGAAGGAGGCGGCGTCCATGCTGCTCGCCAAGGTGTACATGAACGCCGAGGTCTACACCGGCACGCCGCACTACGACCTGGCGCTGGCCGAACTCAGCAACGTGATCGCCGGGCCGTTCTCCCTGGATCCGAGCTACGACCACCTGTTCCAGGCGGACAACCACACCTCCCCGGAGATCATCTTCCCGATCGTCCAGGACGGGATCCACAGCAAGAGCTACGGCGGCACCACGTTCCTGATCCACGCCTCCTGTGGCAACGCGATGGACCCGGCCGACTACGGGGTGGACGGCTGCTGGTGGGGGCTGCGGCTCAAGCCCGAGGCGTACAACCGCTCGGTGGGCGATCCGCGTGCCGCGTTCTTCTACAACGACACGACGACCCAGTCGATCGCCATCGCGAGCCTGACGAACTTCGCCAACGGCATCCCGGCGCCCAAGTTCACCAACATCAAGTCAACCGGCGGCCAGGGCTCGGACGCGGCCTTCCCGGACACCGACTTCCCGATGTTCCGCCTGGGTGACGCCTACCTGATGTACGCCGAGGCGGTGCTGCGCGGCGGCGGCGGGAACAGCGGCACGGCGCTGGGCTACGTCAACGCCCTGCGGCAGCGGGCGTACGGCGACAACAGCGGCGACATCACCCTCGGCCAGATGGACCTCCAGTTCATCCTGGATGAGCGGGGCCGGGAGCTGCTGTGGGAAGGTCACCGCCGCACCGACCTGGTCCGCTACGGGCAGTTCACCGGCGGGACGTACATCTGGTCGTGGAAGGGGAACGTGCAGGCCGGCACCTCGACGCCGGACCACCTGAACCTGTACCCGATCCCGGCCTCCCAGCTGTCGGCCAACCCGAACCTGACGCAGAACCCGGGCTACTAGGCCGGGCCGCACCGCAGTGGAACCAACCCGCGGCTTCGCCGTTTCGGCGGTGAAGCCGCGGGGCTTTCCCCCTCCCCGGGCCGCACCATGACCCCTGCACCTCGCCCCTTCCGCACCGGGCTGCTGGCCCTGGCCCTCGTGGCCTGCGGCGACGGGCCCACCGATGCCCACGGCAACCCCAACCCGCCGCCCCCCCGCCCCACCGTGCCGGCCACCTGGCGCGCCAGCGGCCACATGGCCGCCGGCGACGTGATGGTGCACCTCTTCGACTGGCGCTGGGCCGACATCGCCACGGAGTGCGAGAACGTGCTCGGCCCGTCGGGCTTCCGGGCCGTGCAGGTCTCGCCGCCGCAGGAACACAGCATCGTCCCCACCCACGACTGGAGCGAGCGCTACCAGCCGGTGAGCTACAGCCTGGCCCGCAGCCGCTCCGGCACCGAGGCCGACTTCACGGACATGGTGGCCAGGTGCCATGCGGTGGGCGTGGACATCATCGTGGATGCGGTGATCAACCACATGACCAACTTCCCGAGCCCCGGCACGGGGAGTAACGGCACCGCCTACAGCAAGTACGACTATCCCGGCCTCTACACCCAGGCCGACTTCCACCCGCCCTGCACGGTGGGCAACTACCAGAGCGCGGCGAACGTCCAGGACTGCGAGCTGTTCTCGCTGCCGGACCTGGCGACCGACCGGCCCGGCGTGCGGCGGGCCATCGCCGACTACCTGCTGGCCCTGGCCCGGATGGGCGTGGCCGGCTACCGCGTCGACGCCGCCAAGCACATCCAGCAGGCGGACCTCGACGCCATCCTCGACACCGTCAACGTGACCCTGCAGGGCGAGGGCCGTCCCCTGCCCTACGTGTACCTCGAGGTGAGCGGCGCCTCGGGCGAGGCGATCGGCGAGGGCGACTACTTCGGGATCGGTTACTCCTCGGGCGGGGCGGCCGACATCACCGAGTTCACCTTCCTGGGCACCGGGAACAAGTTCCTGGGGACGAACGGCGAGCATGTGTCGCAGCTCAACCCGGCCGGGCCGGCGGGATCGCAGTTCTCGGAGCTGGCCTGGGGCATCATGCCGACCGGCAAGGCGCTGGTGTTCCTGCAGAACCACGACACCCAGCACGGCTGCGGGCTCGACTACCGCGACGGCGACGTGTTCCGGCTGGCCAACGTCTGGATGCTGGCCGAGCCGTACGGCTACCCGCTGGTGCTCTCGAGCTTTGCGTTCAGCTGCCCCGGGGGAAACAGCATGGGGCCGCCGTCGGACGCGGACGGCTGGACCCTGCCGGTGACCTGCGCCGGCAGCCTGGAGGCCGCCGCGATCGGGCAGTGGGTGTGCGAACACCGGGACCCGGCGATCCGCTCGATGGTGGCATTCCGGCGGGCCGTGGCCGGCACCGGCGTGACCCACTGGTGGGACAACGGCGCCAACGCGATCGCCTTTGCACGGGGCACACTGGGCTTCGTGGCCATCAACCGCGAGGTCGACAGCCTGCAGGTGGCCCTGCCCACCGGACTGGTACCCGGTACCTACTGCGACCGGTTGACCGGCGGCCGGACCGGCGCCAGCTGCGCGGGAGCGAGCCTCGTGGTGGATTCCACGGGGTCGGCGCCGGTGCTCCTGGCCCCGATGCGGGCGGTGGCGGTGGACACGGGGACGAAGCTCTGAGGCTGGGCAGAGGGGAAGCGGGAAGCGGGAAGCGGGAAGCGGGAAACGGGAAGCGGCGACCGAGCCCCGTGGGGGAGCGGCGAAGCCGCGACCC encodes:
- a CDS encoding alpha-amylase family protein, encoding MTPAPRPFRTGLLALALVACGDGPTDAHGNPNPPPPRPTVPATWRASGHMAAGDVMVHLFDWRWADIATECENVLGPSGFRAVQVSPPQEHSIVPTHDWSERYQPVSYSLARSRSGTEADFTDMVARCHAVGVDIIVDAVINHMTNFPSPGTGSNGTAYSKYDYPGLYTQADFHPPCTVGNYQSAANVQDCELFSLPDLATDRPGVRRAIADYLLALARMGVAGYRVDAAKHIQQADLDAILDTVNVTLQGEGRPLPYVYLEVSGASGEAIGEGDYFGIGYSSGGAADITEFTFLGTGNKFLGTNGEHVSQLNPAGPAGSQFSELAWGIMPTGKALVFLQNHDTQHGCGLDYRDGDVFRLANVWMLAEPYGYPLVLSSFAFSCPGGNSMGPPSDADGWTLPVTCAGSLEAAAIGQWVCEHRDPAIRSMVAFRRAVAGTGVTHWWDNGANAIAFARGTLGFVAINREVDSLQVALPTGLVPGTYCDRLTGGRTGASCAGASLVVDSTGSAPVLLAPMRAVAVDTGTKL
- a CDS encoding RagB/SusD family nutrient uptake outer membrane protein codes for the protein MNRTLRAMLAGTATVLCAGLAGCTDPTVSPSSTVTEENIFKDPASYQAFLAKIYAGFSTTGQQGPAGNKDIQTISDEGFSQYMRLYWEHQELSSDEAVLAWGDGAVQEFNGQAWGSSNDFLGAMFARIYLEVGWTNEFLKQTTDGLLTERGVSAGLKAQIQQFRAEARFLRALAYWHGVDLFGPIPVVTVNNPTPPKQNTRQEVYDFIVSELIAIQPDLPSAGAGTYGRATKEAASMLLAKVYMNAEVYTGTPHYDLALAELSNVIAGPFSLDPSYDHLFQADNHTSPEIIFPIVQDGIHSKSYGGTTFLIHASCGNAMDPADYGVDGCWWGLRLKPEAYNRSVGDPRAAFFYNDTTTQSIAIASLTNFANGIPAPKFTNIKSTGGQGSDAAFPDTDFPMFRLGDAYLMYAEAVLRGGGGNSGTALGYVNALRQRAYGDNSGDITLGQMDLQFILDERGRELLWEGHRRTDLVRYGQFTGGTYIWSWKGNVQAGTSTPDHLNLYPIPASQLSANPNLTQNPGY